A region of the Streptomyces sp. NBC_00442 genome:
CTGAGCCCCGTTGTCAGGAGAGGCCCCCGGCGCCATTGGTGCCGGGGGCCTCGTCGCGTCCCAGGGCGCCGGCCAGGAGCCGGATCGTCGCCACGGGGAGTGACGGGTTGGCGGCCGCGGCATGGGCCAGTTCCTCGTCGTCGAGGAGGTCCGCGAGGCGGGGGAGCGGCAGGCGGGCGTGGCGGGCGAAGGCGTCGCGCACGTCCGCGTCCGGGTCCCGGGTGAGCCGGTCCACGGTTGTGGCGGCGACGTCGGGATCGCGCGCGGCGATCAGCCGTACCGCCGGGTCCCGGTGACCGGCGTACCGGGCGAGCCCCTCGCGCGGGAAGTTCGCCCGGCCCGGCAGGTCCTCGCGGCCCCGGCCGGTGTATTCCAGGTAGCAGCGCAGCAGCAGCTCGGGCGGCGCGTCCGGATGGTTCTGCGCCAGCAGGACGCGTACGCCGAGGTCGGGGTCGGCGGCCAGCAGGTTCAGCAGATCCTGCGGTAGGCGGGGATCCATGGCCGCACGCCGTCGCAACAGCGGGTGCCCGGAGTGTGCCAGGCGCCGGGACTCCGCGGGCTCCGCCGGCGCGCTGGGCAGCATGCGGCACGGGAACGGCCCGTCCTGGCTCACCTCGTAGTCGATCGCGGCCCGCTCCTCCTCCGTCAGGGCGGGATGGCAGGACACGGCGAGCCGCACCCCGGGATCGGGGTCGACGGTGAGGAGCCGGAGCTCGCCGGGCTCCAACTGCGGCCGTTTCGCGATCTGTTGGCGCACCGCCGGATCCGGGTCGCGGGCGAGCAGGGCCACCGTGCCGGCGGGCAGAGCGCGGTTGTTCGCCAGCGTCCGCCGCTCGTCGTGCCGTGCGGGAGAGGCGAGCACGCTCTCGATGACGGCGGGGCCGAGAGCGCCGTGCAGCAGGAGATGCGTGCGGAAGTGGCTGCCGTGCTCCGGGAGTTCGGCCTCCACGCGCGCCGGATCACGGTCGCGGTCGTGTCCCTCCTTGGCCGACCTGGCGCGCTCGCGCACCTCCTCGTCGGGATCGGTGAGCAGCGTGGCCCGTTGTTCGTCGGACAGGCCGTCCCATGCGTTCATGCCGATCCCGAAGGCCCGGACCTTCGGTTCGCCGTGGCCGAGCATCGAGACGCGGAACCGCGGCGAGAAGCGGCGCGTGAACGCGAAGGAGCCGAGGCAATCGTTCTCGTACGTCGTGATCATGCGGGCGGCGGCCCAGTCGGGCAGGGGGTCGGGCTCCTCGTCGAAGCCGGTGTGCGCGCCGTCGGCGAGGTGTGTCCGCACGCGCCAATCGGGGTCGTCCACGAGCCGCAGCCGCTCGGCCACGTCGACGTGCCGGTTGGTCGCGAAGAAGGCCCGGGTGCGCCAGTCCGGGTGGCCGGCCGCCGCGTCCACCACCGCGCCGGGCAGCGCCCGGTCCCGGCACAGGGTCGTGCGCGCCGCGGGCGGCCCCGCGGTCAGGATCCGCAGCAGTACGTCGTGGGGCGTGGCCGGGTTGAGGGCGACCCCGGCCAGGCGACGCTCCGCGAGGTCCGCCTCGTCCCGGATGCCGTGGGGGGTCCGCGCGCGACCGCTCATCGGACGGTGCACACTTCGGGTATGGCCGTTTCCATGTATCACCTTGTCGTCGATGCCCATGATCTGCCCGCGCTCGCCCGGTTCTGGTGTCAAGTCCTCGACTGGAAGGTGCTGTTCGAGGACCCGGAGGAGATCGTCATCGGGGCGGACGAGACAGCGTACCCAGGCATGTGCTTCCTGCCGGTGCCCGAGCGCAAGAGCGTCAAGAACCGGCTGCACATCGACCTCAACCCCGACGACCACGCCGCCGAGGTCGAGCGGATCATCGCGCTCGGGGCGCGCCGGGTGGACGTGGGGCAGGGGAAGGACGTGACCTTCACGGTGCTGGCCGACCCCGAGGGCAACGAATTCTGTGTGCTGCGGCCCAAGCGGAGCCTTATCGACTGACGTTCGCCCGCCGTACCCGTGGCGTACCCCCGCAATTGGCGGGGCGACCGGAACCTACTCGCGACACCCCCGCCGACGAGAGGCCATCCCCGTGCCGCACCACCCTTCGCTCCGCCGTGCCAGGGCCCTCGCGGCCGCGTCCGGAGTCCTCGCGCTGGCCGCGCCGGGGATGAACACCCCTGCGCACGCCGCGAGTTACGGCACCCCCACCATCTCCCTCTCGGCCTCCTACCTGTCGGGGGCCGTGGGAGCCACCGGCGACCCCACGGTCACCGTGAGCGTCGCGCAGAGCGGGGCGGACGCCTCGGCGCTCACCGTGGCCGCGTCCGCCAGCAGCAAGAGCTCGGTGGCCGGGACCGGGGACGTCCAGGTCACCGGCACCGGAGGGAGCCGAAGCCTGGCCGTGGCCGCACACGCCCGCGGCTACACCGACCTGACGGTCAAGGTCACCGGGCTCGGCGGCAAGACCGCCACCAAGACGCTGCACTACGCGGCGTCGGCCGCCGTGCAGAACGCCGCCGACACCCGCTACTTCACCGGCTCCAGCGACGCCTCGGCCGCCGTGGACGTGGGCGGCGGGTATGTCGTCGTCGCCGACGACGAGTCCAACACGCTGCGCCTGTACGACCGTTCGGCCTCCGGGGCGCCCGTGAAGACCTGGGACTTCAGCTCCAAGCTCGGCGTCTCCAAGGAGATCGACATCGAGGGCGCCGCCCGCGTCGGCAACACGATCTACTGGACCGGCT
Encoded here:
- a CDS encoding VOC family protein, which gives rise to MAVSMYHLVVDAHDLPALARFWCQVLDWKVLFEDPEEIVIGADETAYPGMCFLPVPERKSVKNRLHIDLNPDDHAAEVERIIALGARRVDVGQGKDVTFTVLADPEGNEFCVLRPKRSLID